In Zunongwangia sp. HGR-M22, the sequence GTGGTATTTTAAATCTGCCGTGATGTAGATATCTGCACCGGCTCTTTTTGCATTTTCGATCGCAAAAGCGCCACTTCCACCTAAAACGGCAACTTTTTTAATAGGTTTTTCTAAGAATGCCGAATGTCTTACGCAACCCGTATTAAATGTTGATTTTATAGAATTTAGAAAGGATTCTTCATCTTGTGGTTCTTCCAATTCTCCAACCATTCCCATACCTAAGTGCTGATTTGTGTTTTCCAGCGTATAGATTTCGTAAGCAACTTCTTCATAGGGATGAGATTTGAACAACGCGTTTAAAACTTTGCCTTCTAAATGCGCTGGGAATGTAATTCCTATTTGTGTTTCTTCTTCGTAATGAATAGTACCTCGTTTGCCAATTACGGGATTAGCATTTTTATTTGCTTTAAAACTTCCCTGCCCGTTTACATTATAACTGCAGTTATCATAATTTCCTATGCTGCCGCCGCCAACTTCAAAGAGTGCTTTTCTAACATTTTCGGCATCATTTTTAGGAACATAGGTGAGTAGTTTTTTGATGCTGTTTTTCTTCGGAATTAAAATTTGTCGATTTACGAGCCCGATTTTCTCACAAATCATATCGTTCACACCTTTATATTGATTGTCTAAAGCTGTATGGATTGCATAGATTGCGATATCATTTTTTATAGCTTTCAACACCACTCGTTCAACATAGTTCTTTCCCGTAATTTTTTTAAGTCCAGAAAATATAATTGGATGAAAACTGACAATAAGGTTGCAATTCTTAGCAATAGCTTCATCTACGGTTGCCTCAAGAGTATCTAAGGTTACTAAAGCTCCGGTGGCTTCAGCATTTTTATCACCTACTAAGAGCCCAACATTATCAAAGTCCTCAGCATAATTTAATGGAGCAAATTCTTCAATTTCTTTTATGATATCCTGAATAATCATATTTTTAAATTTTGAAAACCTTATTTAGGTGTTTTTATCAATTTTTTAAAGACTGATAAGCTTAAAATATAATGTATTAATTTTTAGGATTTATATCTTCTGAAGTTAACAATAACATATATTTTTTTCAAAAGCTAAATCGATAAAAATTCGATTTCAAAGATAAATATTATAGCCTGCATAATATGAATTTACTACGAAAATTACTTTTCCCATTTGCTCTTATCTACGGCGTAATTGTTTGGTTTAGGAATAAATTTTTTGATGCTCGAATTTTAAAAAGCGCCTCATACGATTTCCCGGTGATTTGTGTCGGGAATCTAAGTGCGGGAGGAACCGGTAAATCCCCTATGATAGAATATTTACTTCGGAAGTTAAATTACAAAAATATCGCTGTTCTAAGCAGAGGCTACAAAAGATCTACTGAAGGTTTTTTACTATTAAATGGAAATGAAAAAGCCATTGAAACAGGAGACGAACCTTTACAATTTAAAACTAAATTTCCAGAAGCTAAGATTGCCGTTGATGCCGATCGTAGGAACGGAATTGCGGAATTAAGAAAACGAAATGCTGAAATTATACTTCTAGATGATGCTTTTCAACACCGCAAAGTAAAGGCAGGATTTAATATTTTACTTACAGCTTACGGCGATTTATACGCGAATGATTTTATGTTGCCTACAGGGAATCTTAGAGAAACATATTCTGGTGCAGATCGTGCACAGGTAATTGTGGTCACGAAATGCCCAGAATCGATTACACTAAAAGAACGAGAACATATAAGATTTAAACTTCAGATCAAGCAATATCAGGAATTGTATTTTTCAACTATAAAATATGCTGAAAAAATATCTGATGGTAGGAAGCAATTTTTATTCGATAAATTAGCCTCCAATTATACTGTAGTGACCGGCATAGCCAAGCCAGGACCTTTTATTTCTTTTCTGAAAACCAAAAATGCGAATTTTGAACATCTTAAATTTGCCGATCATCATAATTTCACCGACGCTGAAATAGCTACCCTAAACACCAAAGAATTTATTCTGGCGACCGAAAAAGATTTTATGCGCTTAAAAGGAAAAATTAACGCGCCTTTATTTTATGTTGCTATTGAAACCGATTTTGTTGAAAATGAAGAACACTTTTTGAAGCGCATAAATAAATTTATCGCAGAATTTTAGTTTGAAAACTATAGCGTATAAATGTGTAAATTTCTGAAAGGATGATACGAAAATTAGATTCTAAGCATTTTTGATGCTAAGATGTTTGTTTATTTTGCGATAAAACTCGTCTGTTTTATAAGGTTTTGGGATGATGTCATTAAAACCATTTAGATAAAACTCATCCAGATTGTCATCTAAAGTTACCGCGGTTAATGCGATAATCGGTATTTTAGAATTAAATTTTCTAATTTGTTTTGTGGCCTCAATTCCGCTAATACCAGGCATGTGAATATCCATCAACACTAAGTTGAAATTAGCATTCTTTACCATTTCTATAGCTTTAGTACCGTTATCTGCCACTTCACACACCGCATTTCTTTTCTCTAAGATTTTTTTGGTAATCATTTGATTGATCTTATTATCCTCTACTACAAGGATTTCTTTACCAACTAAAGAATCACCACCATTTTCTACAAGATTAGGGTCGTTCCCTTCAGCAGGAGTTGCAGATTCAGTTACCAAAAATTTTAGATCAAACCAAAATTTGGATCCTAGTCCAAGCTCACTTTCTAAATTTATTTTACTTCCCATCAAACTAAGGAGGTTCTTTACAATAGATAAGCCTAAACCGGTACCGCCAAATTTTCGATTAATTTGAGTAGATCCCTGAATAAAGTTTTCAAAAATAGTTTCTTGCTTTTCTTTCGAAATCCCTTCACCATTATCCTTAATTTCGAAGCGTAGATGCACATCATTTATACTTTCTCTAATTTGAGTAACCGTTATCCAAATATCTCCGTTTTCAGTAAATTTAATAGAATTACCAATTAGATTAATTAAAATTTGTGAGAGCTTAAGCGGGTCACTCTTTAATTTCTGCGGAATGGATTTATCAAAATCAAAATGAATATTAATATTCTTATCATTAGCAGAATTTTTAAGGGCTACTAGTACATCTGAAATTCTTTTCTCAAGATCAAAATCAGAATATAAAACTTCAACTTTATTTGCTTCTAATTTATTAAGATCAAGTATGTTATTAATAAGACTTAGCAAATATTCTCCTGAAAATTTTAGGGAGTTTAAATGTTCCTTTTGATTAGCTGTAGGATTTTC encodes:
- a CDS encoding Nif3-like dinuclear metal center hexameric protein, whose protein sequence is MIIQDIIKEIEEFAPLNYAEDFDNVGLLVGDKNAEATGALVTLDTLEATVDEAIAKNCNLIVSFHPIIFSGLKKITGKNYVERVVLKAIKNDIAIYAIHTALDNQYKGVNDMICEKIGLVNRQILIPKKNSIKKLLTYVPKNDAENVRKALFEVGGGSIGNYDNCSYNVNGQGSFKANKNANPVIGKRGTIHYEEETQIGITFPAHLEGKVLNALFKSHPYEEVAYEIYTLENTNQHLGMGMVGELEEPQDEESFLNSIKSTFNTGCVRHSAFLEKPIKKVAVLGGSGAFAIENAKRAGADIYITADLKYHDFYKAEKNIILADIGHYESEQFTKNLLYSFLTKKFSNFALILAETNSNPIKYI
- the lpxK gene encoding tetraacyldisaccharide 4'-kinase, which translates into the protein MNLLRKLLFPFALIYGVIVWFRNKFFDARILKSASYDFPVICVGNLSAGGTGKSPMIEYLLRKLNYKNIAVLSRGYKRSTEGFLLLNGNEKAIETGDEPLQFKTKFPEAKIAVDADRRNGIAELRKRNAEIILLDDAFQHRKVKAGFNILLTAYGDLYANDFMLPTGNLRETYSGADRAQVIVVTKCPESITLKEREHIRFKLQIKQYQELYFSTIKYAEKISDGRKQFLFDKLASNYTVVTGIAKPGPFISFLKTKNANFEHLKFADHHNFTDAEIATLNTKEFILATEKDFMRLKGKINAPLFYVAIETDFVENEEHFLKRINKFIAEF